Proteins from a single region of Strix uralensis isolate ZFMK-TIS-50842 chromosome 12, bStrUra1, whole genome shotgun sequence:
- the PABPN1L gene encoding embryonic polyadenylate-binding protein 2, protein MFGGRASPLFLDTSGIWWQDPPSLAAGEASWAVSEAAALRGAAGDDSDLSCLERDSTEELVVPDPELEAIKARVREMEREDERLKELQLEAESHLIMSSKAGLFPKTTEEKMEVDQRSIYVGNVDYGGTAEELESHFNSCGQINRVTILCDKFSGHPKGYAYIEFKEKSSVKAAVELDESVFRGRVVKVLPKRTNMPGISTTDRGGYRGRFRARGGLAQRGGYYGGQHPRVRGRTYR, encoded by the exons ATGTTCGGGGGTCGAGCGAG TCCTTTGTTCCTGGACACTTCGGGGATCTGGTGGCAGGACCCGCCGTCCTTGGCAGCAGGAGAGGCATCCTGGGCTGTGAGCGAGGCGGCGGCTCTGCGGGGAGCTGCGGGTGACGACTCGGACCTGAGCTGCCTGGAGAGGGACAGCACGGAGGAGCTGGTTGTGCCCGACCCA GAGCTGGAGGCCATCAAAGCCAGAGTGCGGGAGATGGAGAGGGAGGATGAGAGGCTGAAGGAGTTGCAGCTGGAAGCTGAGAGTCACCTCATCATGAGCTCGAAGGCAG GTCTCTTCCCAAAGACAACCGAGGAGAAGATGGAGGTTGACCAGCGATCCATCTACGTGGGCAAC GTGGATTACGGGGGCACGGCAGAAGAGCTGGAGTCTCACTTCAACAGCTGTGGGCAGATCAACCGAGTGACCATCCTCTGCGACAAGTTCTCGGGGCATCCCAAAGG GTACGCCTACATCGAGTTCAAGGAGAAGAGCTCAGTGAAGGCTGCAGTGGAGCTGGACGAGAGCGTGTTCAGAGGCCGGGTCGTTAAG GTGCTGCCCAAGAGGACCAACATGCCAGGCATCAGCACCACCGACCGCGGGGGCTACCGGGGCCGTTTCCGAGCCCGGGGTGGGCTGGCCCAGCGCGGGGGCTACTATGGAGGGCAGCACCCAAGGGTGCGAGGGAGGACGTACAggtga